The following proteins are encoded in a genomic region of Spirosoma sp. SC4-14:
- a CDS encoding GNAT family N-acetyltransferase codes for MRSLSFITRKGPELESVFDGLAQLRIAVFRDFPYLYEGSVDYEKEYLQTYMLSERSFLFAVYDGNRMVGATTAIPLSDETADIRRPFEQAQYDVSRIFYFGESILLPAFRGQGLGHRFFDEREAHARSFGTFATTCFCAVDRGPNHPAQPSNYRPNDVFWQKRGYTKQESLRSTLDWPDIGETIATSKAMVYWMRAL; via the coding sequence ATGCGATCGTTGTCGTTTATTACCCGAAAAGGACCCGAGCTAGAGTCGGTATTCGACGGGCTGGCTCAGTTGCGAATTGCCGTATTTCGCGATTTTCCTTACCTCTATGAGGGATCAGTCGACTACGAGAAAGAATATCTTCAGACCTACATGCTGTCGGAACGGTCGTTCCTGTTTGCCGTTTACGATGGAAATAGGATGGTAGGTGCTACCACTGCTATTCCTCTAAGCGATGAAACCGCCGACATTCGCCGACCATTCGAACAGGCTCAGTATGACGTTAGCCGCATCTTTTATTTTGGTGAAAGTATTTTGTTGCCTGCCTTTCGTGGGCAAGGGCTGGGTCATCGTTTCTTCGATGAGCGGGAAGCTCACGCCCGTAGTTTCGGAACATTCGCCACAACCTGCTTTTGTGCTGTCGACCGTGGGCCGAACCATCCGGCTCAACCCTCCAACTATCGACCAAACGATGTGTTCTGGCAAAAGCGGGGGTATACTAAACAGGAGTCGCTACGCAGTACACTCGACTGGCCGGATATTGGCGAAACGATTGCAACATCCAAGGCGATGGTCTACTGGATGAGGGCGTTATGA
- a CDS encoding nuclear transport factor 2 family protein, with amino-acid sequence MTALDIVKEYYACFNQKNWNGMMALLDATIRHEPNQGEVRIGLEKFAEFMKIMDTAYEETLTDMVFLTEPTDSRVAVEFMVNGIYKQSEPGLPEAHNQPYRLPAAAFLDVKAGKITRVTTYYNLPLWIKLVSE; translated from the coding sequence ATGACTGCTCTGGATATTGTTAAAGAATACTACGCTTGTTTCAATCAGAAAAACTGGAATGGTATGATGGCGTTGCTGGACGCTACCATCCGTCATGAACCAAACCAGGGTGAGGTGCGGATCGGGCTGGAAAAATTTGCCGAGTTTATGAAAATAATGGATACGGCCTACGAAGAAACCCTGACCGATATGGTATTCCTGACCGAGCCAACCGACTCGCGGGTGGCGGTTGAGTTTATGGTCAACGGAATTTATAAACAGAGCGAACCGGGTTTGCCCGAAGCGCACAATCAGCCGTATCGGTTACCGGCAGCGGCATTTCTGGACGTGAAAGCCGGAAAAATTACGCGGGTAACTACTTACTATAACCTGCCTCTCTGGATTAAACTGGTTTCTGAGTAG
- a CDS encoding AraC family transcriptional regulator — translation MSRRKNIPVFGLTPSAKAGLHVRSITHQSVNEPPEHAIDIAHRDNSYMLFVLKNGSGRVLIDFEEYQFSGPAFCLIRPEQVHSVLDYLYPEGWLVSFDPGLLAPELVPLIQVVNLISVPAFRAEELATIHSLAGLLCTFFESEYSRPFTQQTLLNSLVSAICDLYQAVRQTSEHAENRPDEIVAAFRKLVETRYIDWKRPTQYAEALHLSLNHLTDTVKQKTGFPVSYWIQHQTMLEARRLLFHTQSPIKDIAYQLGFPDQHYFSRLFRKATGQTPLSFRQSFHDLSTRTLL, via the coding sequence TTGAGCAGAAGAAAAAATATACCAGTTTTTGGATTAACGCCATCCGCCAAAGCTGGTTTACACGTCCGGTCTATTACCCATCAGTCGGTGAACGAACCACCCGAACATGCTATTGATATTGCTCATCGCGATAACTCCTACATGCTCTTTGTTCTGAAAAATGGTAGCGGACGGGTGCTCATTGACTTTGAGGAATATCAATTTTCGGGGCCTGCTTTCTGCCTCATTCGTCCCGAACAGGTCCATAGCGTACTGGATTATCTGTATCCCGAAGGCTGGCTGGTTTCGTTCGATCCGGGTTTACTGGCACCTGAACTGGTTCCGCTCATTCAGGTTGTGAATCTTATCTCGGTGCCGGCTTTCAGAGCCGAAGAGTTGGCTACTATCCATAGTCTGGCTGGTTTACTCTGCACCTTTTTCGAGTCGGAATATTCCCGGCCATTTACTCAACAAACTTTGCTAAACTCGCTGGTAAGTGCTATTTGTGATCTCTATCAGGCGGTTAGGCAAACATCGGAACACGCCGAAAACCGGCCCGACGAAATAGTTGCGGCCTTCCGAAAGTTAGTCGAAACCCGGTATATCGACTGGAAACGTCCGACCCAGTATGCCGAAGCGCTTCATCTGTCGCTTAATCACTTAACCGATACAGTCAAACAGAAAACAGGCTTTCCGGTTTCTTACTGGATTCAGCATCAGACAATGCTCGAAGCCAGGCGCCTTCTGTTTCATACACAAAGCCCAATTAAAGACATTGCCTATCAGTTAGGGTTTCCCGATCAGCATTATTTTTCCCGCTTATTTCGAAAAGCTACCGGACAAACTCCTCTGTCCTTTCGCCAGTCATTCCACGATTTATCCACCAGAACCCTGCTTTAA